A section of the Schistosoma haematobium chromosome ZW, whole genome shotgun sequence genome encodes:
- the SZT2_1 gene encoding KICSTOR complex protein szt2, variant 2 (EggNog:ENOG410V4WA~COG:S) — protein sequence MFTLKCPVDWPAIRPCVDPCSFTYQPTLVNRIPKPFGIEDTDISSLTAERQCQNLNISPTDSGDYRRFSKHSENTFDSDVRWHMSYLSMCPSHQVQLHRVLRISQSNLESRITQLIGRSGVDCHKNLLWYKLFDTNSSLATQILSTNSRSLSQDAVETNCRVEDASSISLGTNLNPVDSYLCPVLNHQSLSMREIEELVDSAPFQLDILRLDPRLIELFNVGGCHLNSVSVLLNKEFIDLQQSSHHQIDQMKLTISSKLYKYSTSETIPCIAYRFSHSVESKLDEVSNTDRQCTQNYMVLLSPSFTEGLIFLSWCESSNDECVLDEYSTVYTSCPMKNTYSNGVGTRKSSCFIDAGENNAKAPQSHHMEIRNHKYKVGLCACFLL from the exons ATGTTTACTCTTAAGTGTCCAGTTGATTGGCCAGCTATTCGCCCTTGCGTTGATCCGTGTTCATTTACATATCAACCAACCCTTGTCAATCGGATACCTAAACCATTTGGCATTGAGGATACAGATATTTCTAGTTTGACAGCGGAACGACAATGTCAAAATCTGAATATCTCCCCTACGGACTCTGGTGACTATAGAAGATTTTCAAAGCACTCTGAAAACACTTTCGACAGCGATGTACGATGGCACATGTCCTACTTAAGTATGTGTCCTTCTCATCAAGTTCAATTACATCGTGTACTTCGAATATCTCAATCCAATTTAGAATCTCGGATAACACAATTAATTGGTCGGTCTGGCGTTGATTGTCATAAGAATCTACTCTGGTATAAACTGTTCGATACAAATTCTTCTCTGGCTACTCAGATTCTTTCGACGAATAGTCGTTCTTTGTCCCAAGATGCTGTTGAAACCAACTGTCGAGTGGAAGACGCTTCATCTATTTCTTTAGGCACCAACCTGAACCCGGTAGATAGTTACCTATGTCCTGTTCTGAACCATCAGAGTCTGTCAATGCGAGAGATAgaa GAATTAGTTGATTCTGCACCATTTCAGCTGGATATTCTACGTTTGGACCCTCGTTTAATTGAATTGTTTAATGTTGGTGGTTGCCATTTGAACTCTGTCAGTGTATTGTTAAACaaagaatttattgatttacagCAGAGTAGTCACCATCAAATTGACCAGATGAAATTGACTATCAGTtcaaaattatataaatattctaCATCGGAAACTATACCATGTATAGCCTACCGATTTAGTCATTCAGTTGAAAGCAAATTGGACGAAGTATCAAATACCGATCGTCAATGTACACAAAATTATATGGTCTTGTTATCACCATCGTTCACTGAAGGTCTTATATTTCTTAGTTGGTGTGAAAGTAGTAATGATGAATGTGTTCTAGATGAATATTCTACAGTTTACACATCTTGTCCTATGAAAAATACGTACTCTAATGGTGTTGGTACTAGGAAAAGTAGTTGTTTTATAGATGCCGGTGAGAACAATGCAAAAGCACCCCAAAGTCATCATATGGAAATAAGAAACCATAAATATAAAGTAGGTTTGTGTGCTTGTTTTTTATTATAG